The sequence TAACTTCATTCCTTTTATTGTCGAGATTTTCAACACCTCCTTCTTTATCTATTGCTTTTTGCTCTTTATAAGCACCTTCTCCTGGATTTTTAGGATCATATTTATCTATTACTTCTGTTTCTCCACCTCTGTCTCTGCCATCCTTTGCACCTCTTCCTCTTTCTGCCGGACTACTACGCTTAGTTCTACCTACATACGGTTTACCACTTTCTGTTTGTTCTCCGGGAACTCTATAAATTTTTCCTGTTTCATTAGTAGCACTTTCTGTAACACTTTCAGGTTTTATATTTTCTGCGGTTTTATCCATCGTTCTGGGAGCAGTAGACTCACTACTACCATCAAATAGAGAATCGAAAAAATTTCCAATTTTTTCCCAAAATCCTGGTGGAGAAGGTGGCATTGCTCTGCCTGTGATGACAACTTCTTCAATTGGAATAGGAGCCTCTCGAATCATCGTCTCTGCAATAGTAGGTCTTACAGAAGAATTAGACATTACTAAAAACTCAAATGGCACCAATTCAAGCCCTTCTAATTCTCTACCACGACCAATTTTATTTTCCTGAAATGCGAAAGGCGAATTGTAAGAATACTTTTCTGCTAACGGATCTATATTAAAGAACCTGCCCAGCTCCGGAATATTATTTCTCCATTTGAAAGAACCCCATCCTGTTTCCTTTTGCCTTTCCTGACCTTGAAAACCGTAAGTGTAGCTTTGTAACTGCGTAAAAGTTCCGTTATAACCCTGATATTCCAGCCCAAAAGGATAATAATTCGTTTCCCTGTCAATGGTAGCTGAGTTGTTTGAGTTGTAATAGGCTAATCTTACATTTCCCCAAATATCAGAATAATTGTAAACATATCTTTTCTTTTGATAGTCGTAATATCCTTCACTTGTTGGGAAAAATTGTAAACTGTTAAAATTCCCTTGTCCAAAATACTGAAAACCGTCAAGATAATCTGTGTCTTCATTAAGCATTAAACCACTTTTTGAAGCATAATAAGTGTACGCTTTCTTGAGCTTTACACCGTCTGCTCTATAAAAGAATTTGATATTATTGTTATTCTGAGAGAAAATAACATCTTTTGGCAGGTTCAGATAGTTGTAAGAAATGTTTGTTATTCCCTTATCAACGTGGTTTATCATATTTCCGTTAAGGTCATAAGCAATGGTATTACCTCCGTTTGGATAACCTAAATTATTACTACTGTTATCAGTGACATTAAGAAGTTGATTTCCTTTGTAAGAGCTGTAAACCAAATCATCAATCAACATTGCAGTATTGTTGTAAGACTGGTATCGTTTAAGAGTTTGGATATTCCCATTCTCATCATAAGTCAAAAATTCTCCGTAGCCATTGGTTACAGGAACTGTTGCAAAGGGTTCAAGATAGGAAGCATCTGTAAGCCTGTCTAACTTGTCATATTTATAACCGTATCTTTTTAAAACGCTTCCGTTAGCTGTTTTCCAGTCAAACTCTGAAATACTACCATTATATTTTGCTAGTGCAAAAGATGATGAAACAGGATTGTCATATTTTAATTCAAAACCGAATAACTTATTATTAAAACTGGCTGGGTTATTAGGGTTATTTATTGAAGTTAGCCAACCTCTTATATTGTAAGTATAATCAATTGATTGCAGAGGAGTTCCTGTTGTGTTTCCAGTCTTTTTATTAATCTGTTGCCCAAGATCATTATAGGTATTTTCAGCCAGTAATTCCTCCTGCAAATTATCAACCTGATGATATTGTTTTAAAACTCTGTTTTGATTGTCATAAACAAATCTTTCCTTTACTTTTACTTCAGTATCATTGGCTGTCTTTTTATGGTAGATGTAGCTTTCCTGAACTAATCCTGTAAAATCCAGTTTGAATTCTTTATTGGTATACCCCCCTAAATGATTCACAGTTTTTAAGGCTACAGGTTTTCCTCTTTTATTATAGTAAGTATATGTTTTAGTCCAATTATCATCATGAATATTTTTTACATAACTGGCTACCTGAAGACTTTTTGTTGAAGCATGATTATTTGCATCTAATGTCTGAGGAAGAGTATTCTGTCCTAAAATAGTCTGAGGAATTGCAGGAGCTTCTGTTGGGTAAGTATCATAATAATTTAAAGTAAGAATGGTCATGCTTCCGGTTGGAAAAGCATTCTTTGTATAGAAAACATTGATACCATTTAAATTAAACGGATCA comes from Chryseobacterium shigense and encodes:
- a CDS encoding DUF6443 domain-containing protein, with amino-acid sequence MKKNLLFLAILVYSQFFAQLTPTENYIQSITCLNEDCTKKSEAVTYYDGLGRPKQIVNVKATTTGKDLVTPIIYDGFGRITKEILPTPISTLNSAIHSGITNESTANSYYGVSNAYAEKEIENSPLDRVLQIAQAGDSWKMSSGHTEKITYDANNAGEVLKFTTNTTWVNEATSSVISIATDPNSENGHYKASQLYKTTVTDEDGNPVIKFINGQGQILLIRNTDGTQNIDTYYVYNEYNHKAFVIPPKAVKLIKNNGNVVTQAILDDLCYQYRYDGWNREVEKKLPGKGWQYTVYDKQDRPVLAQDAVLRTVNNNFTKRGWIFTKYDGFHRVVYTGFFANTATRSQMQTALNNMTANAGNNETRATDPFNLNGINVFYTKNAFPTGSMTILTLNYYDTYPTEAPAIPQTILGQNTLPQTLDANNHASTKSLQVASYVKNIHDDNWTKTYTYYNKRGKPVALKTVNHLGGYTNKEFKLDFTGLVQESYIYHKKTANDTEVKVKERFVYDNQNRVLKQYHQVDNLQEELLAENTYNDLGQQINKKTGNTTGTPLQSIDYTYNIRGWLTSINNPNNPASFNNKLFGFELKYDNPVSSSFALAKYNGSISEFDWKTANGSVLKRYGYKYDKLDRLTDASYLEPFATVPVTNGYGEFLTYDENGNIQTLKRYQSYNNTAMLIDDLVYSSYKGNQLLNVTDNSSNNLGYPNGGNTIAYDLNGNMINHVDKGITNISYNYLNLPKDVIFSQNNNNIKFFYRADGVKLKKAYTYYASKSGLMLNEDTDYLDGFQYFGQGNFNSLQFFPTSEGYYDYQKKRYVYNYSDIWGNVRLAYYNSNNSATIDRETNYYPFGLEYQGYNGTFTQLQSYTYGFQGQERQKETGWGSFKWRNNIPELGRFFNIDPLAEKYSYNSPFAFQENKIGRGRELEGLELVPFEFLVMSNSSVRPTIAETMIREAPIPIEEVVITGRAMPPSPPGFWEKIGNFFDSLFDGSSESTAPRTMDKTAENIKPESVTESATNETGKIYRVPGEQTESGKPYVGRTKRSSPAERGRGAKDGRDRGGETEVIDKYDPKNPGEGAYKEQKAIDKEGGVENLDNKRNEVTPERMKDLENKYGPKHQ